A single region of the Streptomyces sp. NBC_01262 genome encodes:
- a CDS encoding GNAT family N-acetyltransferase, which translates to MTELGSVAWPPAPIRTERLVLRESEARDRAAFIELFTSPEVGAHIGGPRPRDELERAAPEVPGRRPGHFVIELDGAMIGTIELNRRDAEHRSHVRPDAGEAELGYLFLPEAWGRGYAAEACAAALGWFAEALPGEPVVLYTQTANDRSMRLAAKLGFTEVQRFEEWGAEQWFGVWSSDSPSG; encoded by the coding sequence ATGACCGAGCTCGGATCCGTCGCCTGGCCACCTGCTCCGATAAGGACCGAGCGGCTGGTGCTCCGCGAGTCCGAGGCCCGGGACCGTGCGGCGTTCATCGAACTGTTCACCTCGCCGGAGGTGGGCGCCCATATCGGTGGTCCTCGACCGCGTGATGAGCTCGAGCGCGCGGCGCCTGAGGTGCCCGGGAGGCGGCCCGGCCATTTCGTGATCGAGCTCGATGGAGCGATGATCGGCACCATCGAGCTCAACCGGCGCGACGCGGAGCATCGGAGTCATGTCCGTCCGGATGCCGGCGAGGCCGAGCTCGGCTACCTGTTCCTGCCAGAGGCATGGGGACGCGGGTACGCCGCCGAGGCGTGCGCGGCGGCGCTCGGCTGGTTCGCCGAGGCGCTTCCCGGCGAGCCGGTGGTGCTCTACACCCAGACCGCCAACGACCGCTCGATGCGCCTGGCGGCGAAGCTGGGGTTCACCGAGGTGCAACGGTTCGAGGAGTGGGGCGCCGAACAGTGGTTCGGCGTGTGGTCCTCGGACTCGCCGTCCGGTTGA
- a CDS encoding phosphotransferase family protein, whose protein sequence is MPSRVPISDELRSVLGSPTEATLLDSSPRSRVWRVELRGGSRVIVKQIADGGGTGPDANARYAREVTALRLAARATRPTVAPALLATDPASRVMVLEHLDDLGAADDWMPGYAESLARLHALTGPADTGTLPAWSGPTAADAESFLALAKALDVPVPPGVPNELAGLIARLDPAPHHALLHGDPCPGNDLHTAAGVHFVDFEQASLGNGLVELAYFRIGFPTCWCAMSVTATPLAEAEAVYRATWRGLTGSDVPGDLADACAGWLIRGDALVERAHRDSVDHLARVPAEDFEWGGVSARERLVHRLGVVADLTRDHDHLHALGHLSAALAARLMQRWPALRPLPTQSARPRY, encoded by the coding sequence ATGCCGAGCCGGGTGCCGATCAGCGACGAGCTGCGTTCCGTGCTGGGCTCCCCGACGGAGGCCACGCTCCTGGACAGCAGCCCGCGCTCCCGGGTGTGGCGGGTCGAGCTGCGCGGTGGCAGCCGGGTGATCGTCAAACAGATCGCCGACGGAGGCGGAACCGGCCCCGACGCGAACGCGCGCTATGCGCGGGAGGTCACCGCGCTGCGGCTCGCCGCACGGGCGACCCGGCCGACCGTCGCGCCCGCCCTGCTCGCAACGGACCCGGCGTCACGCGTAATGGTCCTGGAACACCTGGACGACCTCGGCGCGGCCGACGACTGGATGCCCGGCTACGCCGAGTCCCTCGCCCGGCTGCACGCCCTCACCGGGCCGGCCGACACCGGAACGCTCCCCGCCTGGTCCGGACCGACGGCCGCCGACGCCGAGTCCTTCCTCGCCCTCGCCAAGGCCCTTGACGTCCCCGTCCCACCCGGCGTGCCCAACGAACTCGCCGGCCTGATCGCCCGGCTCGACCCTGCACCCCACCATGCGCTCCTGCACGGAGACCCCTGCCCCGGCAACGACCTGCACACCGCCGCCGGCGTCCACTTCGTCGACTTCGAGCAGGCCTCGCTGGGCAACGGCCTGGTCGAACTCGCCTACTTCCGCATCGGTTTCCCGACCTGCTGGTGCGCCATGTCGGTCACAGCCACGCCGCTCGCGGAAGCCGAGGCCGTCTACCGTGCCACCTGGCGCGGCCTCACCGGCAGCGACGTTCCCGGCGACCTCGCCGACGCCTGCGCCGGCTGGCTGATCCGTGGCGACGCACTCGTCGAACGCGCCCACCGCGACTCCGTCGACCACCTCGCACGCGTACCGGCCGAGGACTTCGAGTGGGGAGGCGTATCCGCCCGAGAACGCCTCGTCCACCGCCTCGGCGTGGTCGCCGACCTGACCCGCGACCACGATCACCTGCACGCCCTCGGTCACCTCAGCGCGGCCCTGGCCGCACGCCTGATGCAACGATGGCCCGCACTGCGCCCACTGCCCACGCAGAGCGCCCGGCCCCGCTACTGA
- a CDS encoding alanine--tRNA ligase-related protein — MDTEQLVSTFIEYFEERAHRRIVGSTLLPPPGDPVLFTTSGMHPLTPYLEGRAHPLGRRLVNVQRCLRTTDLEEIGDATHLTVFEMLGTWSLGDYEGPLSLGWGYGLLTEGLGIDPGLLYATVHAGDSRTGPDTASLELWQDRGVPVELTVEDNWWSNGPVGPCGPDSEIFLWSGDCPPRSTPTRDDRWVEVWNHVTMTHRRLDDGSLVPLPQRNVDTGLGVERLASLLQGKSSVFECDVFDPWRRLVPTLWPMDEPSLRLVCDHLRSAVVVLGDGVRPANTGRGYVLRRLVRRVLTVLWRDDPSYGVEDLPEELVQHTLDHFRQDMRPGDVLPMLHEEERRFRRLMERGRQVLARPRFQGRLTEEDFHYLHDTHGLPRELVTSLQQE, encoded by the coding sequence ATGGATACAGAACAGCTGGTCAGTACGTTCATCGAGTACTTCGAAGAGCGCGCCCATCGCCGGATCGTCGGCTCGACGCTGCTGCCGCCGCCCGGCGACCCGGTGCTCTTCACCACCTCGGGCATGCACCCGCTCACTCCGTACCTGGAGGGCCGCGCCCATCCGCTGGGCAGGCGGCTGGTCAACGTACAGCGCTGCCTGCGCACCACCGACCTGGAGGAGATCGGCGACGCCACTCACCTGACGGTCTTCGAGATGCTCGGCACCTGGTCGCTGGGCGACTACGAGGGTCCGCTCAGTCTCGGCTGGGGATACGGACTGCTCACCGAGGGCCTGGGCATCGATCCCGGCCTGCTGTACGCCACCGTCCATGCCGGTGACAGCCGGACCGGGCCGGACACCGCTTCCCTTGAGCTGTGGCAGGACCGCGGCGTCCCCGTCGAACTCACCGTAGAGGACAACTGGTGGTCCAACGGGCCTGTCGGACCGTGCGGTCCCGACTCGGAGATCTTCCTGTGGAGCGGCGACTGCCCACCCCGGTCGACACCCACCCGCGACGACCGCTGGGTGGAGGTGTGGAACCACGTGACGATGACCCACCGCCGACTCGACGACGGTTCCCTCGTGCCGCTTCCCCAGCGCAACGTCGACACCGGACTCGGCGTGGAGCGGCTGGCCTCACTGCTCCAGGGCAAGTCCTCCGTGTTCGAATGCGACGTCTTCGACCCCTGGCGCCGCCTCGTGCCGACCCTTTGGCCCATGGACGAGCCCTCGCTGCGCCTGGTCTGCGACCACCTGCGCTCGGCCGTCGTGGTGCTCGGCGACGGCGTGCGCCCGGCCAACACCGGACGGGGCTACGTGCTGCGCCGCCTGGTACGACGAGTACTCACCGTGCTGTGGCGGGACGATCCCTCCTATGGCGTCGAAGACCTGCCGGAGGAACTGGTCCAGCACACCCTGGACCACTTCCGGCAGGACATGCGCCCGGGCGACGTGCTCCCGATGTTGCACGAGGAGGAGCGCCGGTTCCGTCGGCTGATGGAGCGCGGCCGGCAGGTGCTCGCCCGACCCCGGTTCCAGGGCCGGCTGACCGAGGAGGACTTCCACTACCTTCACGACACCCACGGTCTGCCACGTGAGCTGGTCACGAGCCTGCAGCAGGAGTAA
- a CDS encoding phosphotransferase enzyme family protein, with protein MQHDHEQPLSGGNVSDGVVRIGDTVRRPSGPWTPAVHALLAHLHEVGFTAAPRPLGIDDQGREVLTFMPGDVVWPDRFSLMEPARQLARVAKLIRDFHDAVQDFTPPTDAQWQQLIPAEGSDIITHNDLAPWNLVVADEARWAFIDWDAAGPGSRLWDVAYAIHGFIPLSAHPHWQRPDAADRLRVFVDAYGLTEPERRRLIPVLGRRTRSMHDFLRDQAARGVQPWARLWAEGHGDAWRSDAEYIEQREDQWMQALLAG; from the coding sequence ATGCAGCACGATCATGAACAGCCTCTGTCCGGCGGCAACGTCAGTGATGGTGTCGTTCGCATCGGAGATACCGTCCGCCGTCCCTCCGGACCGTGGACTCCCGCCGTGCATGCCCTGCTTGCCCACCTGCACGAGGTGGGATTCACCGCGGCGCCTCGCCCACTCGGCATTGACGATCAGGGGCGTGAGGTCCTGACCTTCATGCCGGGAGACGTGGTCTGGCCCGACAGGTTCTCGCTGATGGAGCCCGCTCGGCAACTGGCCCGCGTCGCCAAGCTGATCCGGGACTTCCACGATGCCGTGCAGGACTTCACGCCGCCGACCGATGCGCAGTGGCAGCAGCTGATCCCCGCCGAGGGCAGTGACATCATCACCCACAACGATCTGGCCCCCTGGAACCTCGTGGTCGCGGACGAGGCGCGGTGGGCCTTCATCGACTGGGACGCCGCAGGTCCCGGTTCCCGCCTGTGGGATGTCGCGTACGCCATTCACGGATTCATCCCGCTGTCCGCGCATCCGCACTGGCAGCGCCCGGACGCGGCGGACCGACTGCGCGTCTTCGTCGACGCCTACGGTCTCACCGAGCCCGAACGCCGCCGGCTGATCCCGGTGCTGGGGCGCCGTACGCGTTCCATGCACGACTTCCTGCGCGACCAGGCAGCCCGGGGAGTCCAGCCCTGGGCAAGGCTGTGGGCAGAAGGCCACGGCGACGCCTGGCGAAGCGACGCCGAATACATCGAGCAACGCGAAGACCAGTGGATGCAGGCCCTGCTGGCCGGCTGA
- a CDS encoding nuclear transport factor 2 family protein — translation MSLSPREVFLRLVHGVADGHFEELPDLYGEVTDVRHPMATPESEPLTSRHALQEHFTVPPEVRESLPKRRVIDVVVHETADPEVIVGEFGYEFTLPDGSMAKVPCVFVMRVRDGRIIESRDYIDPIRTYTARGDLDLLIASLWKGLS, via the coding sequence GTGAGTCTGAGTCCGCGCGAGGTGTTTCTCCGGCTTGTTCACGGGGTCGCCGACGGGCACTTCGAGGAGTTGCCCGACCTGTACGGCGAGGTCACCGATGTCCGGCATCCGATGGCGACGCCGGAGTCCGAGCCGTTGACGAGTCGGCATGCGCTCCAGGAGCACTTCACGGTGCCGCCGGAGGTTCGGGAGTCCTTGCCGAAGAGGCGGGTCATCGATGTCGTCGTTCACGAGACCGCCGATCCTGAGGTGATCGTCGGCGAGTTCGGCTATGAGTTCACGTTGCCGGACGGCTCCATGGCCAAGGTGCCCTGCGTGTTCGTCATGCGTGTCCGGGACGGTCGGATCATCGAGTCGCGCGACTACATCGACCCGATCCGTACGTACACGGCACGCGGGGACCTCGACCTCCTCATCGCGTCGCTGTGGAAGGGTCTTTCCTAG
- a CDS encoding RNA polymerase sigma factor has protein sequence MTPNTADDAGLADDTGLPVAIWDIAAREFAAWREGDPGALERLVRRVTPTLWQTARSCGLGREAAEDTVQATWLALVRRADSIRDPQAVLRWMVTTTHREAWKAGRLSQREATVEEAVLDAVSPPVEGPEGAVLTQGTARALWRQVARLPQRCQQLLRVIAFDHRPDYAALADRLGMPVGSIGPTRGRCLDKLRTLLAADPEWEVGP, from the coding sequence GTGACGCCGAACACCGCCGATGACGCCGGGTTGGCCGATGACACCGGGTTACCGGTCGCGATCTGGGACATCGCCGCCCGCGAGTTCGCCGCCTGGCGCGAGGGGGATCCGGGCGCGCTGGAACGGCTCGTCCGCCGGGTGACCCCGACGCTGTGGCAGACCGCCCGCTCCTGCGGCCTCGGCCGTGAGGCGGCGGAGGACACCGTTCAGGCGACGTGGCTGGCGCTGGTCCGCCGGGCCGACTCGATCCGCGACCCGCAGGCCGTACTGCGCTGGATGGTCACCACCACGCACCGCGAGGCATGGAAGGCCGGCCGGCTCTCACAGCGTGAGGCGACCGTCGAGGAAGCCGTACTGGACGCCGTGTCGCCGCCCGTCGAGGGACCGGAGGGCGCGGTGCTCACGCAGGGGACGGCCCGCGCGCTGTGGCGGCAGGTCGCCCGGCTGCCGCAGCGCTGCCAGCAGCTGCTGCGCGTGATCGCCTTCGACCACCGGCCCGATTACGCGGCCCTGGCCGACCGGTTGGGCATGCCGGTCGGCAGCATCGGCCCGACCCGCGGCCGGTGCCTGGACAAGCTGCGCACCCTGCTGGCCGCCGATCCGGAATGGGAGGTGGGTCCGTGA
- a CDS encoding S8/S53 family peptidase — protein MTDQNPLPVTDDTDDDAEARRRPSATDPPLPSPWVLARYGARILDPTTAVALPGQELRPTVYIANRLLVRWETWRRPETRRLLIEAARRSGLVIRPEEEGEFWDGPPRSIAGIALTLVPEDGGPASVDAWPVLQTARAGAASSGTPLTGVELDHLLCAFDVPAGAPGSDNPFHEGNPFHEGNPVGGSPTAAYGAPGWGGRQPLRWLGQGPRRGRLAFRAPVVAVLDTGLAEHPWFKQGVIRDPKLTAADGRSYDVGLPPPPGREDFGDPGDGLDGVAPWIAGHGTFIAGLVHQECPDAELLIVRAVNADGFVTSRDQLLVLGRLHELARRHLEGEPGGQAVDVVSLSSGYYHETPKDAEFDSQIRQALEALGDLGITVAVSVGNDATSRPMYPAAFNPDFGPAALGTDKGPRHGRAPVIGVGALNPDGSVALFTNGGPLVQHWEPGACLVSSIAPFNCGAQPPYAAKDRADRRGTSRRALDPDDFRCGYAAWSGTSFAAPVLAGRLALRMIKDANSKEHGPGLADAKPGNPADAGPGPAVDRAWAAIEACTPFTRPPAP, from the coding sequence ATGACCGATCAGAATCCCTTACCCGTAACGGACGACACGGATGACGACGCCGAGGCCCGGCGCCGGCCGTCCGCCACCGATCCGCCGCTGCCCTCGCCATGGGTGCTCGCCCGTTACGGCGCCCGCATCCTGGACCCGACCACCGCCGTCGCCCTGCCCGGCCAGGAACTGCGCCCGACCGTCTACATCGCGAACCGCCTGCTGGTCCGCTGGGAGACCTGGCGGCGCCCGGAGACCCGGCGGCTGCTCATCGAGGCCGCCAGGAGGTCCGGACTGGTGATCAGGCCCGAAGAGGAAGGGGAGTTCTGGGATGGCCCTCCCCGTTCGATCGCCGGAATCGCCCTCACACTGGTCCCGGAGGACGGCGGCCCCGCCTCCGTGGACGCCTGGCCGGTGCTCCAGACGGCACGCGCCGGCGCAGCGTCCTCGGGTACACCGCTGACAGGGGTGGAACTCGACCACCTGCTGTGCGCCTTCGACGTCCCGGCGGGCGCTCCGGGTAGCGACAATCCCTTCCACGAGGGCAATCCCTTCCATGAGGGGAACCCGGTGGGGGGCTCTCCCACGGCCGCGTACGGCGCTCCGGGCTGGGGCGGCCGTCAGCCCCTGCGCTGGCTCGGCCAGGGACCCAGGCGCGGCAGACTCGCCTTCCGAGCACCGGTGGTCGCCGTGCTCGACACCGGACTCGCCGAGCACCCCTGGTTCAAGCAGGGCGTGATCCGGGACCCGAAGCTGACGGCGGCCGACGGCCGGTCCTACGACGTCGGGCTGCCCCCGCCGCCCGGCCGGGAGGACTTCGGCGACCCCGGCGACGGCCTCGACGGCGTCGCCCCCTGGATCGCCGGGCACGGCACCTTCATCGCCGGACTCGTACATCAGGAGTGCCCCGACGCCGAGCTGCTGATCGTACGAGCGGTCAACGCCGACGGGTTCGTGACCTCGCGGGACCAGCTCCTGGTCCTCGGCAGGCTGCACGAACTGGCCCGCCGTCATCTGGAGGGAGAGCCGGGCGGGCAGGCGGTGGACGTCGTCTCGCTGTCCTCCGGCTACTACCACGAGACCCCGAAGGACGCCGAGTTCGACTCACAGATCCGCCAGGCCCTGGAGGCGCTGGGCGACCTCGGGATCACGGTGGCGGTCTCCGTCGGCAACGACGCCACCAGCAGGCCGATGTACCCGGCGGCCTTCAACCCCGATTTCGGTCCCGCCGCGCTGGGCACGGACAAGGGGCCCCGGCACGGCCGGGCACCGGTCATCGGCGTCGGGGCGCTCAATCCGGACGGCAGCGTCGCGCTGTTCACCAACGGCGGTCCCCTCGTCCAGCACTGGGAGCCCGGCGCCTGCCTGGTGAGCAGCATCGCCCCGTTCAACTGCGGAGCCCAGCCCCCGTACGCCGCCAAGGACCGCGCCGACCGGCGCGGAACTTCCCGGCGTGCCCTGGACCCGGACGACTTCCGTTGCGGGTACGCCGCCTGGAGCGGCACGTCGTTCGCGGCGCCGGTGCTCGCCGGCCGGCTCGCGCTACGGATGATCAAGGACGCTAACTCCAAGGAGCACGGACCGGGCCTGGCCGACGCCAAACCGGGCAACCCGGCCGACGCCGGACCGGGGCCCGCGGTCGACCGGGCCTGGGCGGCCATCGAGGCGTGCACGCCCTTCACCAGGCCGCCCGCTCCATGA
- a CDS encoding CHAT domain-containing protein — MHALHQAARSMTAAKPDPDAAADAGTGPGSVAGLHRRAMEASARTRHATARRLLLTALRRNPGPAQRAHLLLSLAYQESELRGLAEGLALLDEADAIPGVPHRIGGLIASQRALLHLRAGRNTDAITWFGVALHLLDDTVPQDVCRALLNRGLLHLRLRELPHARADFGRCAALASRHGLDVLAAKAGHNLGYLALLAGDLPRALREMDAVAPALSAYSAPMAAVCLLDHAQALLAAGLFREGDEDLSRAAVMFRRAGIGQEHAETELARARIALMEDRWADARRLAGQAGRRFAARGARTWALLAEQAAVEAAVGGRRRLSTVAHDASRLSAELATAGLADESRGAALTAAAAHLARGDHDAARAAAGPAMALRRDDPLTTRLQCRSVRASLADAEGRSGRADAELRAALRDLHRYQASFGSMDLQTAVSAHGRQLAAQGLSRALADGGPVAVFGWAERARALSSRLRPVVPPVDPEAAALLEELRHLHVQLRERRLSGARPGPGLQGRYAAVQRLVRGRSWYVPGPGQTESPVSLARLRERLAAQEVTFVGHLISQGRLHALVVGSHRPVVRALGPAAPVLELGRRLRADLDALASHHLPKPLWDAVLASRRSALRDLDRLLWHPVRDLLGGGPLLLAPSAALAALPWTLLPTLHRRPATVIGSATAWLDANSRAAARTTAPVVALAAGPRVPRAEEEIRLIAAQWHGSGAMPAATTTATTTAVRDAAVESDILHIAAHGSHEPQNPLFSHLDLADGPLFGHELNQLSRLPSHIVLSACELGLSGARPGDETVGMAAALLHAGAGSVVAGVARVSDSAACLAGPAHHAGLRRGLSPAEALAGALAACTDAHEEAPPFVCFGAGW, encoded by the coding sequence GTGCACGCCCTTCACCAGGCCGCCCGCTCCATGACCGCCGCGAAGCCCGATCCGGATGCTGCTGCCGATGCCGGCACCGGCCCCGGCTCCGTCGCCGGGCTGCACCGCCGGGCCATGGAGGCCAGCGCCCGGACCCGGCACGCCACCGCCCGGCGGCTGCTGCTCACCGCGCTGCGCCGGAACCCCGGACCGGCGCAGCGGGCGCACCTGCTGCTCAGCCTGGCGTACCAGGAGTCGGAGCTGAGGGGGCTCGCCGAGGGACTCGCGCTGCTGGACGAGGCCGACGCGATTCCCGGCGTACCGCACCGCATCGGCGGCCTGATCGCCAGCCAGCGCGCGCTGCTGCACCTGCGGGCCGGCCGGAACACGGACGCGATCACCTGGTTCGGCGTCGCGCTGCACCTGCTCGACGACACCGTCCCGCAGGACGTCTGCCGCGCCCTGCTCAACCGGGGCCTGCTGCACCTGCGCCTGCGCGAACTCCCGCACGCACGCGCCGACTTCGGCCGCTGTGCGGCCCTCGCCTCCCGCCACGGACTGGACGTCCTGGCGGCCAAGGCCGGACACAACCTCGGCTATCTCGCGCTGTTGGCCGGCGACCTGCCCCGGGCGCTGCGCGAGATGGACGCCGTCGCGCCCGCCCTGAGCGCCTACTCGGCCCCGATGGCCGCGGTCTGCCTGCTGGACCACGCACAGGCCCTGCTCGCCGCCGGGCTGTTCCGGGAGGGCGACGAGGACCTGTCGCGCGCCGCTGTGATGTTCCGCCGGGCCGGCATCGGCCAGGAACACGCCGAGACCGAACTCGCACGGGCCCGGATCGCCCTGATGGAGGACCGCTGGGCCGACGCCCGACGACTGGCCGGCCAGGCCGGGCGGCGATTCGCCGCGCGCGGCGCGCGAACCTGGGCCCTGCTCGCCGAACAGGCCGCCGTCGAGGCGGCGGTCGGCGGCCGTCGCCGGCTGTCCACGGTGGCCCACGACGCGAGCAGGCTGTCGGCGGAACTGGCCACGGCCGGTCTCGCGGACGAGTCGCGCGGCGCCGCCCTCACGGCGGCCGCGGCCCACCTCGCCCGCGGGGACCACGACGCCGCCCGCGCCGCCGCCGGCCCGGCCATGGCCCTGCGCCGCGACGACCCCCTCACCACCCGGCTCCAGTGCCGCTCGGTACGCGCGAGCCTGGCCGACGCCGAAGGGCGATCCGGCCGGGCCGACGCCGAACTGCGCGCCGCGCTGCGCGACCTGCACCGCTACCAGGCCTCGTTCGGGAGCATGGACCTCCAGACCGCCGTCAGCGCCCACGGCCGGCAGCTCGCGGCGCAGGGCCTGTCCCGGGCGCTCGCCGACGGCGGACCGGTGGCGGTCTTCGGCTGGGCGGAACGGGCCCGCGCCCTCTCCTCCCGGCTGCGACCGGTCGTACCGCCGGTCGATCCCGAGGCGGCCGCGCTGCTGGAGGAACTCCGGCACCTGCACGTCCAGCTCCGCGAACGGCGCCTGTCCGGCGCCCGACCCGGCCCCGGGCTCCAGGGCCGGTACGCGGCTGTGCAGCGCCTCGTGCGGGGCCGCTCCTGGTACGTGCCGGGGCCGGGGCAGACCGAGTCACCGGTCTCTCTCGCCCGGCTCCGGGAGCGCCTGGCCGCTCAGGAGGTGACCTTCGTCGGCCACCTCATCTCCCAAGGGCGTCTGCACGCGCTCGTCGTGGGATCGCACCGGCCGGTCGTGCGCGCCCTCGGACCCGCCGCCCCGGTGCTCGAACTCGGCCGGCGGCTGCGCGCCGACCTCGATGCCCTCGCCTCGCACCACCTGCCCAAACCCCTGTGGGACGCGGTGCTCGCGTCCCGGCGTTCGGCACTGCGCGACCTGGACCGGCTGCTCTGGCACCCGGTCCGCGACCTGCTCGGCGGCGGCCCGCTCCTCCTGGCGCCCTCCGCCGCGCTGGCCGCGCTGCCCTGGACCCTGCTCCCGACGCTCCACCGCCGACCGGCCACCGTCATCGGCTCCGCCACCGCCTGGCTCGACGCGAACAGCCGTGCGGCAGCCCGAACCACCGCTCCCGTGGTGGCCCTGGCCGCCGGGCCTCGCGTGCCACGGGCCGAGGAGGAGATCAGGCTGATCGCCGCCCAGTGGCACGGTTCCGGTGCGATGCCGGCGGCGACCACCACCGCGACCACAACGGCCGTCCGTGACGCAGCGGTGGAGTCGGACATCCTGCACATCGCCGCGCACGGCTCCCACGAGCCGCAGAACCCGCTCTTCTCCCACCTCGACCTCGCCGACGGCCCGCTCTTCGGCCACGAGCTCAACCAGTTGTCGCGGCTCCCGTCCCACATCGTGCTGTCCGCCTGCGAGCTGGGGTTGTCCGGCGCGCGCCCCGGCGACGAGACCGTGGGCATGGCCGCCGCACTCCTGCACGCCGGCGCCGGAAGCGTCGTCGCGGGGGTGGCCCGGGTGTCCGACAGCGCCGCATGCCTGGCCGGCCCCGCGCACCACGCCGGCCTGCGCCGTGGCCTGTCGCCCGCCGAGGCCCTGGCCGGCGCGCTGGCCGCCTGCACCGACGCCCACGAGGAGGCTCCGCCGTTCGTCTGCTTCGGCGCGGGCTGGTGA
- a CDS encoding L,D-transpeptidase, with protein MRDIRRTAGAVAAVGLLAPVVVVIGGGSASAASCTTKTGPYQKKVEKFLGRPVDGRQSAADCKAIRAFQTKHSIYPNIGYAGSVTWGVMDLMNKQKAVGNKPNKAGKCPTNKGRIACVNLTLQISWIQDGSRLKYGPVPVRTGRNGYETRTGAKKIYWRDKNHVSSVYNVAMPYSQFFDGGEAFHQVDISVWAPPGSHGCVNMRKSDAKAYWSLLKNGDDVYVYGRKPGT; from the coding sequence ATGAGGGACATACGGAGAACGGCGGGGGCGGTGGCGGCCGTCGGGCTGCTGGCTCCCGTCGTGGTGGTGATCGGTGGCGGCAGTGCGTCGGCCGCCTCCTGTACGACGAAGACCGGGCCCTACCAGAAGAAGGTCGAGAAGTTCCTGGGACGGCCGGTGGACGGACGGCAGTCGGCAGCCGACTGCAAGGCCATCAGGGCGTTCCAGACCAAACACTCGATCTACCCGAACATCGGTTACGCGGGATCCGTCACCTGGGGCGTCATGGATCTCATGAACAAGCAGAAGGCCGTCGGCAACAAGCCGAACAAGGCCGGCAAGTGCCCGACCAACAAGGGCCGCATAGCCTGCGTGAACCTCACCCTCCAGATCAGCTGGATCCAGGACGGATCCCGGCTGAAGTACGGCCCGGTCCCGGTCCGTACCGGGCGGAACGGCTACGAGACCCGTACCGGGGCGAAGAAGATCTACTGGCGGGACAAGAACCACGTGTCGTCCGTCTACAACGTGGCAATGCCGTACAGCCAGTTCTTCGACGGAGGCGAGGCCTTCCACCAGGTCGACATCAGCGTCTGGGCGCCGCCCGGATCGCATGGGTGCGTCAACATGCGCAAGAGCGACGCCAAGGCGTACTGGAGCCTCCTGAAGAACGGCGACGACGTCTACGTCTACGGCCGCAAGCCGGGGACCTGA